A portion of the Mustela erminea isolate mMusErm1 chromosome 19, mMusErm1.Pri, whole genome shotgun sequence genome contains these proteins:
- the CD37 gene encoding leukocyte antigen CD37 isoform X4, translating into METWEGVPSVSLVPKNSKAPPAQVKMSAQDSCLSLIKYLLFVFNLFFFVLGSLIFCFGIWILIDKTSFVSFVGLSFVPLQIWSKALAISGILTMGLALLGCVGSLKELRCLLGLYFGILLLLFATQITLGILISTQRMRLERRVKEIVLETIQNYRSRPEESAAEESWDYVQFQLRCCGWNSPRDWFSIPSLISNESEVHRVPCSCYNSSATNDSAVFDKLSFPQFSRPGPLARPRHSTDLCVVPANSNIYSEGCARSLQKWLHNNLISIVGICLGVGLLELSFMTLSIFLCRNLDQVYDRLARYR; encoded by the exons ATGGAGACCTGGGAGGGAGTACCCAGTGTGTCCTTGGTGCCCAAAAATTCCAAGGCCCCTCCAGCACAG GTGAAGATGTCGGCCCAGGACAGCTGCCTCAGCCTCATCAAATACCTCCTCTTCGTTTTCAACCTCTTCTTCTTC GTCCTAGGCAGCCTTATTTTCTGCTTTGGCATCTGGATACTCATTGACAAGACCAGCTTCGTGTCCTTTGTAG GCTTGTCCTTCGTGCCCCTGCAGATCTGGTCCAAGGCCCTGGCCATCTCAGGAATTCTCACCATGGGCCTTGCTCTCCTGGGCTGTGTGGGGTCCCTGAAGGAGCTCCGCTGCCTCCTGGGCCTG TATTTTGGGATACTTCTGCTCCTGTTTGCCACGCAGATCACCCTGGGAATCCTCATCTCCACTCAGCGGATGCGG CTGGAGCGGAGGGTGAAGGAAATCGTGCTGGAGACCATCCAGAACTACCGCTCGCGTCCGGAGGAGTCGGCGGCGGAGGAGAGTTGGGACTACGTGCAGTTCCAG CTGCGCTGCTGCGGCTGGAACTCTCCTCGGGACTGGTTCAGTATCCCCAGCCTAATCAGCAACGAGTCGGAGGTGCATCGCGTGCCCTGCTCCTGCTATAATTCATCGGCGACCAATGACTCCGCAGTCTTCGATAAGCTCTCCTTCCCCCAGTTCAGCCGGCCCGGACCCCTGGCGCGGCCCCGGCACAGTACTGACCTTTGCGTGGTTCCTGCAAACAGCAATATCTACAGCGAG GGCTGCGCGCGGAGCCTCCAAAAATGGTTGCACAACAACCTCATCTCCATAGTGGGCATTTGTCTAGGAGTCGGTCTGCTTGAG CTCAGCTTCATGACGCTCTCGATATTCCTGTGCAGAAACCTGGACCAAGTCTACGACCGGCTCGCTCGGTACCGCTAG
- the CD37 gene encoding leukocyte antigen CD37 isoform X1, translating to METWEGVPSVSLVPKNSKAPPAQVKMSAQDSCLSLIKYLLFVFNLFFFVLGSLIFCFGIWILIDKTSFVSFVGLSFVPLQIWSKALAISGILTMGLALLGCVGSLKELRCLLGLYFGILLLLFATQITLGILISTQRMRLERRVKEIVLETIQNYRSRPEESAAEESWDYVQFQLRCCGWNSPRDWFSIPSLISNESEVHRVPCSCYNSSATNDSAVFDKLSFPQFSRPGPLARPRHSTDLCVVPANSNIYSEGCARSLQKWLHNNLISIVGICLGVGLLEVSVAGLSLLLLRRALRRERQRQVLGACGSSPGPGPSTDGGGGRCGVLSSSGRSGGLWGGWGMADACPNWGDKSPQGKLPVALGPWPLWDQDEEQPETGSAGEEVEVEVELAAEAVRKTDEPPE from the exons ATGGAGACCTGGGAGGGAGTACCCAGTGTGTCCTTGGTGCCCAAAAATTCCAAGGCCCCTCCAGCACAG GTGAAGATGTCGGCCCAGGACAGCTGCCTCAGCCTCATCAAATACCTCCTCTTCGTTTTCAACCTCTTCTTCTTC GTCCTAGGCAGCCTTATTTTCTGCTTTGGCATCTGGATACTCATTGACAAGACCAGCTTCGTGTCCTTTGTAG GCTTGTCCTTCGTGCCCCTGCAGATCTGGTCCAAGGCCCTGGCCATCTCAGGAATTCTCACCATGGGCCTTGCTCTCCTGGGCTGTGTGGGGTCCCTGAAGGAGCTCCGCTGCCTCCTGGGCCTG TATTTTGGGATACTTCTGCTCCTGTTTGCCACGCAGATCACCCTGGGAATCCTCATCTCCACTCAGCGGATGCGG CTGGAGCGGAGGGTGAAGGAAATCGTGCTGGAGACCATCCAGAACTACCGCTCGCGTCCGGAGGAGTCGGCGGCGGAGGAGAGTTGGGACTACGTGCAGTTCCAG CTGCGCTGCTGCGGCTGGAACTCTCCTCGGGACTGGTTCAGTATCCCCAGCCTAATCAGCAACGAGTCGGAGGTGCATCGCGTGCCCTGCTCCTGCTATAATTCATCGGCGACCAATGACTCCGCAGTCTTCGATAAGCTCTCCTTCCCCCAGTTCAGCCGGCCCGGACCCCTGGCGCGGCCCCGGCACAGTACTGACCTTTGCGTGGTTCCTGCAAACAGCAATATCTACAGCGAG GGCTGCGCGCGGAGCCTCCAAAAATGGTTGCACAACAACCTCATCTCCATAGTGGGCATTTGTCTAGGAGTCGGTCTGCTTGAG GTGAGTGTGGCGGGGCTGAGCCTGCTACTCTTGCGCAGGGCGCTCCGCCGGGAACGCCAGCGGCAGGTGCTGGGCGCCTGTGGTTCGAGCCCCGGGCCTGGACCTAGTACTGATGGCGGCGGCGGGCGCTGTGGTGTACTGAGCAGCAGCGGGCGTAGCGGCGGTCTGTGGGGTGGCTGGGGCATGGCGGATGCCTGTCCCAACTGGGGGGACAAGTCCCCACAGGGCAAGCTGCCCGtggccctggggccctggccGCTTTGGGATCAAGACGAGGAACAACCTGAGACCGGGAGCGCGGGCGAGGAGGTGGAGGTCGAGGTGGAATTAGCAGCCGAGGCAGTGAGAAAGACAGATGAGCCTCCAGAATAA
- the CD37 gene encoding leukocyte antigen CD37 isoform X2, whose protein sequence is MSAQDSCLSLIKYLLFVFNLFFFVLGSLIFCFGIWILIDKTSFVSFVGLSFVPLQIWSKALAISGILTMGLALLGCVGSLKELRCLLGLYFGILLLLFATQITLGILISTQRMRLERRVKEIVLETIQNYRSRPEESAAEESWDYVQFQLRCCGWNSPRDWFSIPSLISNESEVHRVPCSCYNSSATNDSAVFDKLSFPQFSRPGPLARPRHSTDLCVVPANSNIYSEGCARSLQKWLHNNLISIVGICLGVGLLEVSVAGLSLLLLRRALRRERQRQVLGACGSSPGPGPSTDGGGGRCGVLSSSGRSGGLWGGWGMADACPNWGDKSPQGKLPVALGPWPLWDQDEEQPETGSAGEEVEVEVELAAEAVRKTDEPPE, encoded by the exons ATGTCGGCCCAGGACAGCTGCCTCAGCCTCATCAAATACCTCCTCTTCGTTTTCAACCTCTTCTTCTTC GTCCTAGGCAGCCTTATTTTCTGCTTTGGCATCTGGATACTCATTGACAAGACCAGCTTCGTGTCCTTTGTAG GCTTGTCCTTCGTGCCCCTGCAGATCTGGTCCAAGGCCCTGGCCATCTCAGGAATTCTCACCATGGGCCTTGCTCTCCTGGGCTGTGTGGGGTCCCTGAAGGAGCTCCGCTGCCTCCTGGGCCTG TATTTTGGGATACTTCTGCTCCTGTTTGCCACGCAGATCACCCTGGGAATCCTCATCTCCACTCAGCGGATGCGG CTGGAGCGGAGGGTGAAGGAAATCGTGCTGGAGACCATCCAGAACTACCGCTCGCGTCCGGAGGAGTCGGCGGCGGAGGAGAGTTGGGACTACGTGCAGTTCCAG CTGCGCTGCTGCGGCTGGAACTCTCCTCGGGACTGGTTCAGTATCCCCAGCCTAATCAGCAACGAGTCGGAGGTGCATCGCGTGCCCTGCTCCTGCTATAATTCATCGGCGACCAATGACTCCGCAGTCTTCGATAAGCTCTCCTTCCCCCAGTTCAGCCGGCCCGGACCCCTGGCGCGGCCCCGGCACAGTACTGACCTTTGCGTGGTTCCTGCAAACAGCAATATCTACAGCGAG GGCTGCGCGCGGAGCCTCCAAAAATGGTTGCACAACAACCTCATCTCCATAGTGGGCATTTGTCTAGGAGTCGGTCTGCTTGAG GTGAGTGTGGCGGGGCTGAGCCTGCTACTCTTGCGCAGGGCGCTCCGCCGGGAACGCCAGCGGCAGGTGCTGGGCGCCTGTGGTTCGAGCCCCGGGCCTGGACCTAGTACTGATGGCGGCGGCGGGCGCTGTGGTGTACTGAGCAGCAGCGGGCGTAGCGGCGGTCTGTGGGGTGGCTGGGGCATGGCGGATGCCTGTCCCAACTGGGGGGACAAGTCCCCACAGGGCAAGCTGCCCGtggccctggggccctggccGCTTTGGGATCAAGACGAGGAACAACCTGAGACCGGGAGCGCGGGCGAGGAGGTGGAGGTCGAGGTGGAATTAGCAGCCGAGGCAGTGAGAAAGACAGATGAGCCTCCAGAATAA
- the CD37 gene encoding leukocyte antigen CD37 isoform X5 produces the protein METWEGVPSVSLVPKNSKAPPAQVKMSAQDSCLSLIKYLLFVFNLFFFVLGSLIFCFGIWILIDKTSFVSFVGLSFVPLQIWSKALAISGILTMGLALLGCVGSLKELRCLLGLYFGILLLLFATQITLGILISTQRMRLERRVKEIVLETIQNYRSRPEESAAEESWDYVQFQLRCCGWNSPRDWFSIPSLISNESEVHRVPCSCYNSSATNDSAVFDKLSFPQFSRPGPLARPRHSTDLCVVPANSNIYSELSFMTLSIFLCRNLDQVYDRLARYR, from the exons ATGGAGACCTGGGAGGGAGTACCCAGTGTGTCCTTGGTGCCCAAAAATTCCAAGGCCCCTCCAGCACAG GTGAAGATGTCGGCCCAGGACAGCTGCCTCAGCCTCATCAAATACCTCCTCTTCGTTTTCAACCTCTTCTTCTTC GTCCTAGGCAGCCTTATTTTCTGCTTTGGCATCTGGATACTCATTGACAAGACCAGCTTCGTGTCCTTTGTAG GCTTGTCCTTCGTGCCCCTGCAGATCTGGTCCAAGGCCCTGGCCATCTCAGGAATTCTCACCATGGGCCTTGCTCTCCTGGGCTGTGTGGGGTCCCTGAAGGAGCTCCGCTGCCTCCTGGGCCTG TATTTTGGGATACTTCTGCTCCTGTTTGCCACGCAGATCACCCTGGGAATCCTCATCTCCACTCAGCGGATGCGG CTGGAGCGGAGGGTGAAGGAAATCGTGCTGGAGACCATCCAGAACTACCGCTCGCGTCCGGAGGAGTCGGCGGCGGAGGAGAGTTGGGACTACGTGCAGTTCCAG CTGCGCTGCTGCGGCTGGAACTCTCCTCGGGACTGGTTCAGTATCCCCAGCCTAATCAGCAACGAGTCGGAGGTGCATCGCGTGCCCTGCTCCTGCTATAATTCATCGGCGACCAATGACTCCGCAGTCTTCGATAAGCTCTCCTTCCCCCAGTTCAGCCGGCCCGGACCCCTGGCGCGGCCCCGGCACAGTACTGACCTTTGCGTGGTTCCTGCAAACAGCAATATCTACAGCGAG CTCAGCTTCATGACGCTCTCGATATTCCTGTGCAGAAACCTGGACCAAGTCTACGACCGGCTCGCTCGGTACCGCTAG
- the CD37 gene encoding leukocyte antigen CD37 isoform X3 — MGLALLGCVGSLKELRCLLGLYFGILLLLFATQITLGILISTQRMRLERRVKEIVLETIQNYRSRPEESAAEESWDYVQFQLRCCGWNSPRDWFSIPSLISNESEVHRVPCSCYNSSATNDSAVFDKLSFPQFSRPGPLARPRHSTDLCVVPANSNIYSEGCARSLQKWLHNNLISIVGICLGVGLLEVSVAGLSLLLLRRALRRERQRQVLGACGSSPGPGPSTDGGGGRCGVLSSSGRSGGLWGGWGMADACPNWGDKSPQGKLPVALGPWPLWDQDEEQPETGSAGEEVEVEVELAAEAVRKTDEPPE; from the exons ATGGGCCTTGCTCTCCTGGGCTGTGTGGGGTCCCTGAAGGAGCTCCGCTGCCTCCTGGGCCTG TATTTTGGGATACTTCTGCTCCTGTTTGCCACGCAGATCACCCTGGGAATCCTCATCTCCACTCAGCGGATGCGG CTGGAGCGGAGGGTGAAGGAAATCGTGCTGGAGACCATCCAGAACTACCGCTCGCGTCCGGAGGAGTCGGCGGCGGAGGAGAGTTGGGACTACGTGCAGTTCCAG CTGCGCTGCTGCGGCTGGAACTCTCCTCGGGACTGGTTCAGTATCCCCAGCCTAATCAGCAACGAGTCGGAGGTGCATCGCGTGCCCTGCTCCTGCTATAATTCATCGGCGACCAATGACTCCGCAGTCTTCGATAAGCTCTCCTTCCCCCAGTTCAGCCGGCCCGGACCCCTGGCGCGGCCCCGGCACAGTACTGACCTTTGCGTGGTTCCTGCAAACAGCAATATCTACAGCGAG GGCTGCGCGCGGAGCCTCCAAAAATGGTTGCACAACAACCTCATCTCCATAGTGGGCATTTGTCTAGGAGTCGGTCTGCTTGAG GTGAGTGTGGCGGGGCTGAGCCTGCTACTCTTGCGCAGGGCGCTCCGCCGGGAACGCCAGCGGCAGGTGCTGGGCGCCTGTGGTTCGAGCCCCGGGCCTGGACCTAGTACTGATGGCGGCGGCGGGCGCTGTGGTGTACTGAGCAGCAGCGGGCGTAGCGGCGGTCTGTGGGGTGGCTGGGGCATGGCGGATGCCTGTCCCAACTGGGGGGACAAGTCCCCACAGGGCAAGCTGCCCGtggccctggggccctggccGCTTTGGGATCAAGACGAGGAACAACCTGAGACCGGGAGCGCGGGCGAGGAGGTGGAGGTCGAGGTGGAATTAGCAGCCGAGGCAGTGAGAAAGACAGATGAGCCTCCAGAATAA